One Alligator mississippiensis isolate rAllMis1 chromosome 1, rAllMis1, whole genome shotgun sequence genomic window carries:
- the OLIG1 gene encoding oligodendrocyte transcription factor 1 — protein MLRPPRPAHVPLGGYRQPPPAAAAAGPGLAEEPRREQQQLRKKINSRERKRMQDLNVAMDALREVILPYSAAQCQGAPGRKLSKIATLLLARNYILLLGSALHELRRALGDAAGPRLLLAGLPLLAAPGSVLLAPAGLGPADGLRPAAAAKYLSLSLDEPSCGPGPLPAAAGLCTCAGCKFPHLVPAGLGLGLAALQAPFPK, from the coding sequence atgctgcGGCCACCGCGCCCGGCCCACGTGCCTCTGGGCGGCTACAGGCAGCCCCCGCCCGCCGCAGCCGCCGCGGGCCCGGGGCTGGCGGAGGAGCCGAggcgggagcagcagcagctgcggaaGAAAATCAACAGCCGCGAGCGCAAGCGGATGCAGGACCTGAACGTGGCCATGGACGCGCTGCGCGAGGTGATCCTGCCCTACTCGGCGGCGCAGTGCCAGGGCGCGCCGGGCCGCAAGCTCTCCAAGATCGCCACGCTGCTGCTGGCCAGGAACTacatcctgctgctgggcagcgcCCTGCACGAGCTGCGCCGCGCGCTGGGCGACGCGGCCGGGCCCCGCCTGCTGCTGGCCGGCCTGCCGCTGCTGGCCGCGCCCGGCTCCGTGCTGCTGGCGCCCGCCGGCCTGGGCCCCGCCGACGGCCtgcgccccgccgccgccgccaagTACCTGTCGCTGTCGCTGGACGAGCCGTCCTGCGGCCCCGGGCCCCTGCCGGCCGCCGCCGGGCTCTGCACGTGCGCCGGCTGCAAGTTCCCGCACCTCGTGCCCgccggcctcggcctcggcctcgccGCGCTCCAGGCGCCTTTCCCCAAgtga